Genomic segment of Falco peregrinus isolate bFalPer1 chromosome 5, bFalPer1.pri, whole genome shotgun sequence:
CTCAGCATATCTGAGAAATTATTGCCCAACAGAAATCAGGAAACTTATTTACAGCCTCACAGCCTGTTTAACTAAAACAACCACCAGGGAGATGCCTTCAAGCAACATATCAGCGTTTTGCTGATTTTCTCATAACTCTTTTTCTCACTTTCCCTAGTATTATCAGGttgattttttccatttgctttctggAATCTCCTCCAAGCCAGGACCTGGATTTTGCTCTTGTACCAACTCTACCAAATGCAGAGACAGCTGTATTCTtttgtaaggaagaaaaaagctacGTCAGCTGCTTAGTAATATTACAAGCCTTATGTATCCTGGATTCCTAGGGACTTCCTCCTTGAagagaaagttgtttttttgaTTGTGCTACAAAATAGAACACTGAAAGACTAACAGAGATTACAAAGGTAGTACCTATAATTTAGTAAATGCCGTGTGCAAATTCTGGCTACCACCCTCAAGGCTTTACATTTACGGTAGACTTAAGATCTGTCATATAGTAACATTAAAGGGAAAGATCTGAAAAATGTTACAAGAATAAATGATCTGATATCACTAGCAAAAGAAGCGATCCATAGCTGGTTCCTACCAGTGAAGGTGTTTACTGCAGTGAGTAACGGGGTTCAACTGGTGTTGAAACCTAAACATTTCATTGATTTCCACAGGTATCTTTGACAGACTCTCCAAAGTTACAGTCTAGGGTTTTGGGTGCTGCTAATGAATGTCACATGCTTTCAGCAACATTGTGAAGTGCCCCTGgattctttttgcattttgccTTGCAAAAGCATGGGGGAAAATATCACAGTAGGTTAAGATAGCAAAGAGAAGTATTGAAGACTTCTTTAAGGTCAAAATAGAAAACTCAGATTTCCAGAAGTGTGTTGTGGAGTTTTAGTTGGGCTTTTCTGGGTAATTCATGCTCACTTAGTGATGACATAGTTTTAGAAATGAGCCTGGTTCTACAGCTACTTAGATTAATATTCTGCTTTACAGAATAAGGCAGGGTGTATAGGACATACATATGCTACTAATTGAGCATTACTAACTTAAAATACCTAATTTTTAGTGATAAGTACTGATTCTTGTGCCTCACAGCATCATACCTTCTAATACTGAACAGTGGAACCTCTATTTTTGAGAACAACAAAGATGCTGCATTGAATTTCTAGGAATCTGAAGGTCAAACAAATAAGACGGaaaggggagagcagggaaggcacagagcagggaaCTACTCCTACAGCTGTCTCATTACCTGTGTCCAAAGCAGGTACTAACACAACTCCTATTTGAATTCATTCTCTTGAAATGATTTCTAGCATATGTTAAAGGCATTGCATCACATTTCTTCCGTAGAAGGTAGAAAATGTTTCCCTAGTGATAAGCAGAATTCAAAATAGTCTGTCTGAAGTCCCAGGATGCTACTCAGACTGTGTTTTCATATTATATGCAATTTCAAATTTTTTGACTGAAGTCATATTATGTGGATAATGAAATCTTGCTCCAAgtagcttatttttctttttaactttaatTTCAGCTCAACACaggtttaaaaattaacaataaCAAGACCATTTCTACCATTCCCCATTTAGAGATTTAGGATGCTTTGAATAatttttctacatttaaaactaaggtgttttttttttcttcattattcaaACCTTTGATTGCAGAAACACCAACAAACTGAAGACAATACACTACACCAACATGAAGATGAACATTTCAACTTccacttctgggttttttttatggtcACAGTATTTTCTTATAAATATAATACATTTTGGTCATAAGATTAAGTAACAGGTCTTGCCAGAAACAGTATTATGAAACTGGGCAGGCTGCATGATCCTAGCTAGTCtattaatgtttcttttacagtatttcataatgttccttcctcctcagaccttctgaaaagaaaaatattcatacTCTGGGCAAATGCATACGAGGAAGTGGATCAAAATTGAAGATGCCACATAAAGCCGCCCTTGCTCCTTTTGTTACAATATTTCTCTGGTCTTAGGAGAAAACTTCAAGACTTACAAACataatagctttttaaaaataaatggggaCCCTATATACCATCTTAGAGGTTGCACCCTGTAAGAAAAATACGTGTCAATGGTTCTCACTGTTGCTACATACCAAGGAATATCAGGAGCACTCCCACCATAACTTGCAGTGTGAGCGACAGGCTGATAAGAACAATAAGTGGGatgtagaaggaaaaagaaggtcCTTGCTCCATCACGGCCTTCAGCTGGGATGCATTGGCCATCAGCAGGGCAATGTCCAACATGCTTTCTGCAGCGCTCTTCTTATTTGCATAGTGGTTTATATTCATGGGTCCATTCCTCTGAAACCACTGTGATGTTCTTTGCTAAAattgggaaagagaaagaagattaTTCACATCTCTTTTAATTGGTGTAGTGAGCAAGAGATCTCTTGGCCCATCAACTGATTTCTGTGATCATAATGAGTAATAGCAGTACTGAGACTATCCGTGCATCTTTTTCACAGTTACCACTGTCCTCCATCTGACAAGAGAGCAGCAAATACTGTCTGCACTGCATTTTGGCAGATACACTTTTTCCAACTTGTAGGATCAGTCTACACAGTCAGTATGCTTCTAccctgggaaaaggaaaaattgaaaaagctg
This window contains:
- the NINJ1 gene encoding ninjurin-1 isoform X2, producing MDSGSETYELNGQAEGAEPAVAERQRTSQWFQRNGPMNINHYANKKSAAESMLDIALLMANASQLKAVMEQGPSFSFYIPLIVLISLSLTLQVMVGVLLIFLVKYDLNNPAKHGKLDFLNNLATGLVFIIVVVNIFITAFGVQKPVAEPASRQ